In a single window of the Ruminococcus albus 7 = DSM 20455 genome:
- a CDS encoding S66 family peptidase: MLIPSRLKKGSKIAIVSLSWGILGDPSSSFCIDLGVKRMKEMGLEPVFMPNALKGEKFIQDNPDARASDLKAAFADKNIDGIFCAIGGNDTFRTLPFLIDDPEFVKLVHEHPKVFMGYSDTTVNHLMFYKLGLQTYYGPSFLDNFADYGKDMLEYTKESVKTLFYGHTLSEIHPAPLWFENRKDFSESQLGVPRISHKEEHGFELLQGDEGFSGELIGGCLESISDLLTGDCHSEEKVICDRYGIFPEKDELHGKVLFIETCEECPSPEKFAYELEQLKKRGVFEAVNGVIVGKPYDEIYYEEYKPVLKRVIDDPALPILYNVNFGHSHPKTILPYGAGVICLRGRIVFT; encoded by the coding sequence ATGTTAATACCTTCAAGACTTAAAAAGGGGAGTAAGATTGCGATCGTTTCGCTTTCATGGGGAATACTCGGTGATCCGAGCAGTTCTTTCTGTATTGATCTCGGAGTAAAACGCATGAAAGAAATGGGGTTGGAACCTGTTTTCATGCCCAACGCGCTTAAAGGTGAAAAGTTTATCCAAGATAATCCCGATGCCCGCGCATCCGATCTGAAAGCTGCTTTTGCGGATAAAAATATTGACGGTATATTCTGTGCAATCGGCGGTAATGACACTTTCAGGACGCTGCCGTTCCTCATAGATGACCCTGAGTTTGTAAAACTTGTTCATGAACATCCAAAGGTTTTCATGGGTTATTCAGATACAACGGTTAACCACCTGATGTTTTACAAACTTGGCTTACAGACTTACTACGGCCCTTCTTTTCTTGATAATTTTGCAGATTATGGAAAGGATATGTTGGAGTATACTAAAGAGTCGGTAAAAACTCTTTTTTATGGTCATACTTTATCCGAGATACATCCTGCACCGTTATGGTTTGAAAACAGGAAAGACTTTTCCGAAAGTCAGCTTGGTGTGCCGCGCATATCACATAAAGAAGAGCACGGATTTGAACTTTTGCAGGGTGATGAAGGATTTTCAGGTGAACTCATCGGAGGCTGCCTTGAAAGCATCAGTGATCTGCTGACAGGTGACTGTCATTCCGAAGAGAAAGTTATATGTGATAGATATGGCATTTTCCCGGAAAAGGATGAATTACATGGCAAAGTGCTGTTCATTGAGACCTGTGAGGAATGTCCATCGCCTGAGAAGTTTGCTTATGAACTCGAACAATTGAAAAAGCGAGGCGTTTTTGAAGCAGTAAATGGTGTCATAGTGGGTAAGCCTTATGACGAGATATACTATGAAGAATATAAGCCTGTGCTTAAAAGGGTCATTGATGACCCTGCACTTCCTATACTCTATAACGTTAATTTTGGTCATTCGCATCCCAAGACCATACTGCCATATGGTGCCGGTGTAATATGTCTCAGGGGCAGGATCGTTTTCACTTGA
- a CDS encoding Lrp/AsnC family transcriptional regulator, with protein sequence MEKLLKLLKSNARLSNAELAVMLGKTEGEVAAEIEKLEKDGIITGYTAIVDEAVYDPNSVTALIELKVTPQSQSGYDDIAKSIAAYDQVESVRLMSGVYDILVSVTGTNIREVSRFVAENLAAMDGVQSTATHFLLRSYKVNGISVTADDKDERGLMFP encoded by the coding sequence ATGGAAAAACTGCTGAAACTTTTAAAGTCAAATGCAAGACTCTCAAATGCCGAACTTGCTGTAATGCTCGGTAAGACTGAGGGTGAGGTCGCCGCGGAGATAGAAAAACTGGAAAAAGACGGAATAATTACCGGTTATACTGCTATAGTTGACGAAGCTGTGTATGATCCTAATTCTGTTACCGCTTTGATCGAATTAAAAGTTACCCCACAGTCACAATCCGGCTATGATGATATAGCTAAATCCATAGCAGCTTATGATCAAGTAGAATCCGTACGACTAATGTCAGGAGTATATGACATACTGGTATCAGTTACAGGTACAAATATCCGTGAAGTTTCAAGATTTGTTGCTGAAAATCTAGCAGCTATGGATGGTGTGCAGTCTACAGCAACTCACTTTCTGCTGAGAAGCTATAAAGTCAATGGTATATCCGTTACTGCTGATGATAAAGATGAGAGGGGATTGATGTTCCCATGA
- a CDS encoding aminotransferase class I/II-fold pyridoxal phosphate-dependent enzyme, translated as MIDYNKILSPAIVDMKPSGIRKFFDIAQQLEGVISLGVGEPDFKTPWVVRREAINVLEKGRTSYTANAGLAELRKEIARYFSDRIGVNYDPNDEIIVTVGGSEGIDLCIRSIVTAGDEVLIVQPSFVCYSPIVTLCGGVPVPIETKAENEFRLTAEELRSKITEKTKLLVLPFPNNPTGAIMRREDLEEIAEVLRDTNVLVLSDEIYSELTYSGKHVSIASLPGMRERTIVINGFSKAYAMTGWRLGIAAAPREITSQMLKLHQYAIMSSPTVSQFAAITALRECDEDIAKMRDEYDMRRRYLVDAFNKLGLDCFTPQGAFYVFPCIRSTGLSSSDFCEKLVYSKKVAVVPGNAFGDCGEGFVRVSYAYSLSHLREAIKRISEFLEELKNGTV; from the coding sequence ATGATAGATTACAATAAGATCCTTTCTCCTGCTATTGTGGATATGAAGCCATCCGGCATACGAAAATTCTTCGATATTGCACAGCAGCTGGAGGGTGTTATCTCTCTTGGTGTTGGTGAACCTGATTTCAAAACACCGTGGGTGGTCAGACGTGAAGCGATAAACGTACTGGAAAAGGGCAGAACTTCTTATACTGCAAATGCAGGTCTCGCAGAACTCCGCAAAGAGATAGCACGTTATTTCAGCGACAGGATAGGTGTAAACTATGATCCCAATGATGAGATAATCGTAACCGTAGGAGGTTCTGAGGGAATAGATCTTTGTATCAGGTCCATTGTAACAGCAGGTGATGAGGTATTGATAGTTCAGCCTTCATTTGTCTGTTACAGCCCCATAGTTACACTATGCGGAGGAGTTCCTGTGCCTATAGAGACTAAGGCTGAAAATGAATTCCGTCTTACTGCCGAGGAATTAAGAAGTAAGATAACCGAAAAAACAAAACTTCTGGTTCTGCCTTTCCCGAATAATCCCACAGGTGCGATCATGCGCAGAGAAGATCTTGAAGAAATTGCAGAAGTTCTTCGTGATACAAATGTCCTTGTTCTCTCTGATGAGATATATTCTGAGCTTACATACAGCGGAAAGCACGTTTCAATTGCGTCCCTTCCTGGGATGAGAGAGCGTACAATTGTCATAAACGGATTTTCAAAGGCTTATGCCATGACAGGCTGGCGACTTGGTATCGCTGCTGCCCCCCGGGAGATAACATCGCAGATGCTTAAACTCCACCAGTACGCTATTATGTCTTCACCGACAGTCAGTCAGTTCGCAGCGATTACAGCACTAAGGGAATGTGATGAAGATATCGCAAAAATGCGTGATGAATACGATATGCGTCGTCGTTATCTCGTTGATGCTTTCAATAAGCTTGGTCTTGATTGTTTTACGCCTCAGGGTGCGTTTTATGTGTTCCCATGTATCAGAAGTACCGGGCTTTCAAGCAGCGATTTTTGTGAAAAACTGGTTTACAGTAAAAAAGTTGCTGTTGTTCCGGGTAATGCATTCGGTGATTGTGGCGAGGGTTTTGTGCGTGTCTCCTATGCATATTCTCTAAGCCACCTCAGAGAAGCGATAAAGCGTATCAGCGAATTTTTAGAGGAGCTTAAAAATGGCACTGTATAA
- the ispE gene encoding 4-(cytidine 5'-diphospho)-2-C-methyl-D-erythritol kinase produces the protein MALYNNIKVKAYGKINLLLDIIGRREDGYHMLNTVMQTVSVYDTLELSIDADSPEGIEIVCDKEGFPLDSSNLIWKAAELFKEYTGITFGGKLIVKVEKNLPSQAGMGGGSADCAAMLKAMNTFFCTLKDEDELCELGAKLGADVPFCIKGGTRLCQGIGEITNKLPSIDCAFVIVKPDVSVSTPEAYKRYDLMKSPPRSHLDYFLKSLASGNVFSTIIYLFNVFEAAIDQPEIAQAKQTLKEAGALNTLMTGSGSAVFGVFENEKYAEQAAAKLSGKYNYCEVCVPVKSGYELMWVNR, from the coding sequence ATGGCACTGTATAATAATATCAAAGTCAAGGCATACGGCAAAATAAACCTTTTGCTGGATATAATAGGAAGGCGTGAAGACGGATATCATATGCTTAATACCGTCATGCAGACGGTAAGTGTGTATGATACGCTTGAACTTTCGATAGACGCTGATTCTCCGGAAGGTATAGAGATTGTTTGCGACAAGGAGGGATTCCCCCTTGACAGCAGTAATCTTATCTGGAAGGCAGCTGAGTTATTCAAAGAGTATACGGGTATCACTTTCGGCGGAAAACTTATAGTCAAAGTTGAGAAAAATCTGCCGTCTCAGGCAGGTATGGGCGGCGGCAGCGCCGATTGCGCGGCCATGCTGAAAGCTATGAATACATTCTTCTGTACACTGAAAGATGAGGATGAACTCTGTGAACTTGGTGCAAAGCTTGGTGCAGATGTTCCGTTTTGTATAAAGGGCGGTACAAGGCTATGTCAGGGTATAGGTGAGATAACAAATAAGCTGCCATCCATAGACTGTGCTTTTGTTATAGTCAAGCCGGATGTCAGTGTTTCCACACCTGAGGCTTATAAGCGTTATGATCTTATGAAATCTCCTCCGAGGAGCCATCTCGATTATTTCCTTAAATCGCTTGCTTCCGGTAATGTTTTCTCCACTATCATATACCTCTTCAATGTTTTTGAAGCAGCCATAGACCAGCCGGAGATAGCACAGGCTAAACAGACCCTAAAAGAGGCAGGTGCCCTCAATACACTTATGACAGGCAGTGGTTCAGCTGTATTCGGTGTTTTTGAAAATGAAAAATATGCTGAACAAGCTGCTGCAAAACTTTCAGGCAAGTATAATTACTGTGAGGTATGTGTTCCCGTAAAGAGTGGATATGAGCTTATGTGGGTCAACAGATAG
- a CDS encoding radical SAM protein has translation MLKSCKLCPRKCGAERFAGKLGFCRAGAEIKIARADLHMWEEPPISGTNGSGTVFFSGCNLQCCFCQNHVISAEGKGFVLTAKELADTFLMLQDRGAHNINLVTAATYVPQIIEALDIAGDKLNIPIVYNSGGYENIETLEMLRGYVDIFLPDLKYYSGELSSDYSGASDYFGCASRSLIKMHELVGSPKFDENGIMKRGVIVRHLVLPSCRHDSAKIIGWLADNFTPNEILISLMSQYTPMYKAKDIEALSRRTSTFEYEYVCRLVEGCGFDGFFQQRSAAEDKYVPEFFDKKYY, from the coding sequence TTGCTGAAAAGCTGCAAACTTTGTCCTCGTAAATGCGGTGCTGAAAGGTTTGCAGGTAAATTGGGATTCTGCCGCGCGGGGGCAGAGATAAAGATAGCACGTGCAGATCTTCATATGTGGGAAGAACCTCCTATCAGCGGTACTAACGGCTCGGGTACTGTCTTTTTCTCAGGCTGCAATCTGCAGTGCTGTTTTTGCCAGAATCATGTGATATCTGCTGAGGGAAAGGGCTTCGTGCTTACTGCGAAAGAACTTGCCGACACGTTTCTGATGCTGCAGGATAGGGGTGCTCATAACATAAATCTTGTAACCGCGGCTACCTATGTTCCGCAGATAATTGAAGCTCTTGACATAGCAGGGGACAAGCTTAACATACCGATCGTTTACAACAGCGGCGGATATGAAAACATTGAAACACTTGAAATGCTGAGAGGCTATGTGGATATCTTCCTGCCTGATCTGAAATATTACTCAGGTGAGCTTTCTTCAGATTATTCCGGTGCTTCTGATTACTTTGGGTGTGCATCAAGGTCGCTCATTAAAATGCACGAGCTTGTAGGTTCGCCAAAGTTTGATGAAAACGGAATAATGAAAAGGGGAGTAATCGTAAGGCATCTTGTATTACCCTCATGTCGTCATGATTCCGCTAAGATCATCGGCTGGCTGGCAGATAATTTCACACCAAATGAGATACTTATAAGCCTTATGAGTCAGTATACTCCTATGTATAAAGCAAAGGATATCGAGGCGCTGTCCCGCAGAACGTCAACCTTTGAATATGAGTACGTTTGCAGACTTGTTGAAGGCTGTGGATTTGATGGATTTTTCCAGCAGAGAAGCGCTGCTGAGGACAAATATGTCCCGGAATTTTTTGATAAGAAATACTATTGA
- a CDS encoding HD domain-containing protein → MSKAMGSRYSVETSKESREYFEFVKDLLDNEVVREMKKFRHHYSTTCYQHCLNVSYYNYIVCKKLGLNAKAAARAGMLHDLFLYDWRDEPRKKGELPHGFTHPRIALENAKEHFELDKVEEDMIIKHMWPLTVKLPKYAESYVIVMIDKYAAMLEFGVHFKNVLSNTVHSIHKHN, encoded by the coding sequence ATGTCTAAAGCTATGGGTTCAAGATACTCTGTTGAAACCTCCAAGGAGAGCAGAGAGTATTTTGAGTTCGTCAAGGATCTTCTTGATAATGAAGTAGTGCGTGAGATGAAGAAATTCAGACACCACTATAGTACAACCTGTTACCAGCATTGTCTTAATGTGTCATATTATAATTATATCGTCTGCAAAAAGCTGGGTCTGAATGCGAAAGCCGCTGCGAGAGCCGGTATGCTCCATGACCTGTTTCTGTACGACTGGCGCGATGAGCCAAGGAAAAAAGGCGAGCTGCCTCATGGTTTTACTCATCCAAGGATAGCTCTTGAAAATGCTAAGGAGCATTTTGAACTGGACAAGGTCGAGGAAGATATGATAATCAAGCATATGTGGCCGCTGACAGTTAAATTGCCCAAATATGCAGAGTCCTATGTTATAGTTATGATCGACAAATATGCCGCTATGCTGGAGTTCGGTGTTCACTTCAAGAACGTTCTTTCAAACACTGTTCACTCCATACACAAGCATAATTAA